The genomic interval CAAGTCGATGATCGACCTTGTCTTTTGCGCCATGCTGGCCACAACGCTCGGCGCGGGCGTCATGCTCGCGGGCGCGGCGGTGTTCGTGGTCGAGGGGGCGCTCACGCTGCTGGCCGGGGCGATCGCGCCGCTGCTCTCGGAGGCGGCGGTCGCAGACCTCACGTGCGCGGGTTCGCTGCTCGTGGCGGCCATCGGCCTCAATCAGACCGGCGCGACGAAGATCAAGGTGGCGGACTATTTGCCGGCGCTGCTGTTCGTGCCGCTCATCCGCTGGCTGGTCAGCCTGCCGGTCTGGCAGCAGATCACCGCGTGGTTTTGAGCGATACCATTTAAATATAGAAACACCCCGCCGGTCGCGGCGGGGTGTTTTTTTTGCATATTCAGGAGATGGCCAGCGCGCGGATGCGGCCGAGGCCCGGCAGCACGCGGCCGAACAGCGACACGAGCGGCCCGACGATCAGCGCCGACACGACCGTGCCGATGCCGACGCCCTGCAGCCGCTGCACGGGAGAGAAAAAACGCGCGCGGAGGGTTGTTTTTCCCGCGCGGTTGTGTTATGATACTCTTTCCCGCGGGAAGAAAGGGTGTGGGCACATGGGTTTCTGGCTCAACCAGGCGCTGGGTCTGCTCGGCAGCCTGATCGTGTTTGCTTCGGTACAATTCAATAACCGCCGCGTCATCCTCGCCGCGCAGGCCGCCGCCTGCCTGATGTGGATCGTGCACTACGGGCTGCTCGGTGCGACGACCGCCGCGACCATCAACATCCTGTCGTTCGCGCGCAGCGTCGTGTTTTACTTCAACGACCGCAAGTGGGCGCAGAGCCGCGCGTGGCTGTGGGCGTTTCTGGCGCTGTACGTGGTCAATACCGTCCTCACGTGGGCGGGGCCGATGAGCCTGCTGCCCGGCATCGCCATGAGCATGACGACGGTCGCGCTCTGGACGCGCGATATGCGCCGCACGCGCCTGCTCTACCTGACGAATTCGCCGTTCTGGTTCACGTATGATATCCTTGCGCGCTCGTACTCGTGCATGGTCATCGAGGCCATCGCCTTCGTGTCCTACGCCGTCGCCGTGTGGCGGTTTGATATCAAAAAACAGCCGCAGGCATGAAAAATATGCAAAAATGCCCTGCCTTCTGGCAGGGCATTTTCCTGTTTTAAAGGGTGCGTTGGAGTGGCTTACCACGTCAGCGCGTCGTCAAAGTCCACGAGGTCGGGCCGCACGGGCTCCTCGCCCATGACGGTCTGCATGTAGAGGTTGACCTGGCGGCGCATGTCACGCTTGGAGATCGTGCGCGAATCGAGCAGATCCTGCGCCACCCAGAGCATATGCACGCCGCGCGCGGCCGCCTGCTCCTCGAACACGCCGCGCAGACCGTCCATGCCCTTGCAGGAGATCTGGTCGTACATGAGCACCATGTCGGCGTTGTACTGTTTGCAGACGATCCACAGCTCGTCGAGCACGTTCGCGTAGCCGCCCTTCGTGTGCTTGCGCATGGTGGTGCGCTGGTAGCTGCGGGCGAGGTCGGCGAGCGCCTGATCGGGATCTTCCGTGTTGATGATGATGTCGGAAATGAGCGACTCCATGCTCGCCACGACGTTGATGCCCCAGCAGTTTTCCGCCCAGACAGAGAAGTCGGGGTAGAAGTTCGCCGGGCACGACCACTCGACGCAGCGGTGGCGCATCGCGGGCGCGCAGGGCTTTTTCTGCTGGTAGCCGCGCATCATGATGCGGTTGACGCGGCGGTCGGTGTCGAGAAAATGCGGGTCCATGCCGCCGGAGAGGTGGTAGAAAAACATGCGGTAGATCCAGAACGTCTCGCCCGTCATCTGCGGGTAGGGCGTGCGGTTGACCTCCCACTTCTGCAGCTCGTACTCCGTCTCCTGATTGTAGACCTTCATGGCCCTGAAAAAGGCGTCCCAGTCGAACGTCTCGCCGGTCTGCTCCTCGATGAAGCGGATGAGCCCCCGCAGCTCCTCGACGGCGTAGTCCTGTACGGCCTCCTCATTGTAGCGGATGGGCACGCCGAAGTAGTACGTCGGGAGGTTGAAGTACCGGTCCTGATACGACGTCGTGGCGACGCTGCCGTCGCACGGCATGTTGCAGGCGACAAAGCACGTGCCGACCTTGGGATACTCGTCGCGCAGGGCGCAGCCGGCCTCGGCCGAGGGCAGGGGGCAGACGTCGGCCGGGATGCCGAAGTTCTCGGCCGCGTCGAGGTACGGCGGGGTGATCTGCTGGTCGAGGATGGAGCACAGAAACACCGGCAGCACCTGCGCCGGCAGGTAGATGAGGTTCGGGAAGCCGGCCATGATCTCGCCGGGGACGAGCTCGTCAAAGAGCACGACCTTCTTGGACAGCTTGTTGCCGGGGTGGAAGTGCTCGTCGGCCACGAACGAGATGCGCAGCAGGTCGGTGGCCTTTTTCACGATGCGGTCGTACTGCGCGCGGGCCATGCGCAGCTGGTTGCCGCGCATACCGAGCGTGCCGCGGTCGACAAAGTTCGGGTAGGTCAGATAGGTCGCAAACCACTGGTAGCGAAACAGCGCGCGCACGGCCGACACCGGGCACTTGGCCACAAAGGCGACCATGTCCTTCCAGCACTTGAGCCACATGTAGAAATCGAACGCCGTGTCGCGCACGCCGCGCAGCTCGCGGTAGCGAAACTGGCCCTTCTCGGGGTTGAAGCGGTAAGTATAGTCATTGATGTGGCGGAGAAATTCCCGCAGGGAGCGTTTTTCCTTGTCAGCCATGGTCACTTGCCTCCTCTCTGCGCCTGGAGCTGCTTGATCTCCAGGCTCTCGACGAATGCCTGCACGCGCGTGCGCAGCTGGCCGTTGCCGCCGGTGGCGTTCTGCCGGTCGACCGCGACGGACGGGATGCCGTAGTCGTGCGTGATGACGTGGCTCGCCAGCGCGCGCTCATAGCCCCAGTACTCGCAGAACTTGAGCTGTTCGTACAGCACGCCCTGCGCGTGGTACTCCTCGCACAGGTCACGCACGAGCTGCCAGCGGCCCTCCACCTTCTCGCGCTGCATGTAGCGCGGGCACTGGCTCGTAGTGAGGTAGTGCCGGGCGATGCTCTCGAGCACCGGCAGGTCGGGGTCGAGATGAATTTCCTCGCGGCCGGGCGTCGAGCCGAAGCAGAAGCGGTCGACCACGACGAGCGCGCCCGCCTCCTCCACGAGCTTGGTAAAGCCGGGGTCGTCGATCTCGCTGCCGACGACGGCAATCTTCACACGGAAGTTCGGCCTAGCGTCGGGCTCGCGGTGCCGCAGCTCCTCGAGCGTTTCGCGCAGCTTATCAACGATGAGGTATTTCGGGCAGCAGTAGCTCACGAGGTTGAGAATGTGGTACTCGTAGCCTGTGATGCGCGGGTTTTCCTCCTTGCGCAGCTGGCCGATCTCGGTCAGGATGCGGCAGACCTCGTTGTGCTCGGCCACAGCCTTGCGCAGCGCGTCGTCCGACACGTCCACGCCGTAGACCTCATGCAGCGGCT from Clostridiales bacterium carries:
- a CDS encoding YgjV family protein, producing MGFWLNQALGLLGSLIVFASVQFNNRRVILAAQAAACLMWIVHYGLLGATTAATINILSFARSVVFYFNDRKWAQSRAWLWAFLALYVVNTVLTWAGPMSLLPGIAMSMTTVALWTRDMRRTRLLYLTNSPFWFTYDILARSYSCMVIEAIAFVSYAVAVWRFDIKKQPQA
- a CDS encoding 2-hydroxyacyl-CoA dehydratase family protein, producing the protein MADKEKRSLREFLRHINDYTYRFNPEKGQFRYRELRGVRDTAFDFYMWLKCWKDMVAFVAKCPVSAVRALFRYQWFATYLTYPNFVDRGTLGMRGNQLRMARAQYDRIVKKATDLLRISFVADEHFHPGNKLSKKVVLFDELVPGEIMAGFPNLIYLPAQVLPVFLCSILDQQITPPYLDAAENFGIPADVCPLPSAEAGCALRDEYPKVGTCFVACNMPCDGSVATTSYQDRYFNLPTYYFGVPIRYNEEAVQDYAVEELRGLIRFIEEQTGETFDWDAFFRAMKVYNQETEYELQKWEVNRTPYPQMTGETFWIYRMFFYHLSGGMDPHFLDTDRRVNRIMMRGYQQKKPCAPAMRHRCVEWSCPANFYPDFSVWAENCWGINVVASMESLISDIIINTEDPDQALADLARSYQRTTMRKHTKGGYANVLDELWIVCKQYNADMVLMYDQISCKGMDGLRGVFEEQAAARGVHMLWVAQDLLDSRTISKRDMRRQVNLYMQTVMGEEPVRPDLVDFDDALTW
- a CDS encoding 2-hydroxyacyl-CoA dehydratase family protein, translated to MKDLKYLYEFEKLLESANNPLVQQACAEGKHALAYTCYHMPEVLLNTGDCFSVRLRAPLTGSLDISSYYMSNFICDYCKSLLERGIEGGYNFLSALLATETCSEMNRALEHFELLHLVDNEQFFVTFLDMPFKVTDNTVRHYVDQLRRKVLEPLHEVYGVDVSDDALRKAVAEHNEVCRILTEIGQLRKEENPRITGYEYHILNLVSYCCPKYLIVDKLRETLEELRHREPDARPNFRVKIAVVGSEIDDPGFTKLVEEAGALVVVDRFCFGSTPGREEIHLDPDLPVLESIARHYLTTSQCPRYMQREKVEGRWQLVRDLCEEYHAQGVLYEQLKFCEYWGYERALASHVITHDYGIPSVAVDRQNATGGNGQLRTRVQAFVESLEIKQLQAQRGGK